ttcgtacaacgtaaaccaagctccaaagaagcgttcgccatagcgtGCATACAGAGCCCTacgttggtggcttgaaactactaggaatataaacacttctcataattttgcactattctcaaaagaaatgcttctgttaatattactggcctcgaaaaaaaagttgcattacttcctcatgctcgagagaagcgcagctgtcacccttagtgaagaaagttttgctactggcaagcgcaacgtaatcacatacaaaattccagaacgacattcactttcttggtgaataaacaacctcgaaaacagtagaaatgcttcattatgatcaatattagcgcaaatgcaatcctagttgaaggcagttttgcgactggcacgcgaacccaaataacttataacattccagtaagacattcaagatactcggtattccccaaataattttttggcgcacaatattaacgcctgcttcgccataacgtcagtttaatgaattgatgcattctcaaaggcaccaacgaagcccttatgatgacggaaaacagacaatgttaactgcttggaaaaaaactgcattatgccacacagcttgtactctgctgtagcacccatcaatgcgaattcgctgatgagtttttcaaaagcgaccgccttcaccacctgcGGGTGgagtttgattttggttgctgcctgggtaacagcgtttacattttcgaccgacgcgccgaaatcgcctacttcgctgttgttcgatgcggtgtcacactcacgaaggctcggttcagtgcgagcgctttttactgcatcaacatcgcgtgcatcattggatgacgcttgcctcgaaattttattgcccctggcaatgcgttcgttttttgcagggctcaagcctgccttcctcttcttcttgctcatcacacactacgtgaagcgtccaatttatgacgcggaaagaaaaacacacgatacgaataacgcgaaaaacgaacagaaaaaccaaacgacgatatccaagttggattaccactggtggggtccaatcttagattgaagcaaaagcaaagtgaactggattgctcaacagtccgataccgaatgaaagtttgcctcagggagatccactgtttatacgcttggcaagtattccccttcattcttatacttttcctttgttcacggagactttaaatcctacgatttcccctccgttggtcgtcgataggttgctcgttattggcatctctgttcgggaaagcacccatggacagaacaaatgtatgggaaaatggaaacgcttaaagttttcatgaattttaaccatttaaaaaccaggggattctaatgtatagcatattaaacaaatcttacggaatttccgattcgtttagtatgtaaatcgccaaaatccgttcgcggcaaaaatagttatcaacgttaactttatttcataaaaacgtgacctgttttctgatttggcacccttaatgaaagacgtagttctacgtcaaaaaaaaatgaacgaaacattagtcgcagtctcacacatgagtaattctcgagccagccagtcagcttaaaaatccccgctccgctgccgtaacgttcattctcatccaaaccgtacaccacatcggttcgcatcacaacacatcaacaaaccaacccaagcagccatgtctggaccaaggcgcttgtataaatgtataacaggtgaagcaacatcatcacttcaatgagaaggggattacggtttgtggagcgggggttgtttgttttgttattgctaggatacgccatttttgcatattcacatgcgagagtagtggatgaactggatgagaatgaaattctacaaaatcacccCGTCTTttccacataaattcgcgaaaaccgacgaatcgttcgaataagcgtcgcagcagtttgtagagagccgccggcagcgttctgatgctgtttgtaaacaataccgacagcaattccaatatggctgaaagtgcatttcatatgattgtttcacctggtatatataaaGGCGCCTtggtctggacatggtaaaggaggaaaagtgaagggaaaagcaaaatcccgctcgaaccgtgttgatctggagttccccgcaagggtagctaggccgagcgcgttagtaccagtgcaccagtccacctagccggcgttatatagtttcggccgccgaagtgatcgagttagctggcaaagctgctcgcgacgataagaaaacccgcattcgaaacagaacacattcggttcggtggacatcaagacaacaggcagttgcagtgagtggcgagtggcaaacgcaatcgcaaaacggcatcaggtagcagaagaaaaaagtttgttctttatacaaactgctttggtggcaaatccagaacaaggcggcatcgagggcgttcgaaatgatttttttcaaaaccaccaaTACAAagttggaaccattccataaaccaaggcgcttttcagggccattaaacattctaaaaaagagtttaggaaatacagttcaatgctttctaaagcaatatccaaaataataataaaacacaaattgatttttcataatttgtttgccagaatctgatgaatatgtgaatttggcagttgttctgagcttattgatagttggggactttcctgattattcaattttcaccaattcttaaattgtttccagattgaaagtacagtaatttacaattagttcgacatttagctaattggacggacatgtaatgcgacttatttagttggacatttttgtaaacataaagatccaagttatgaccccacattgaaagtcgacactgtaccactgtcatcgcaaatgttcaattacaggttaaaatcgcctccaatgcgacactgagtggcgcttcggcacatcgcattgaatgtaatttactgtacaacatgtcacaaagctggatgggaagaaattttccaactgtgaaagctgtggcgagtggcaacaaatcgctaaacaggaaggtttagccgaacaagatggggatatcgagtgataacaaaacaataaactctttagattgaagataattttgtgatcctcaaaaggaccctttttagcatgtgcatgtgaatgtgaatccaacgagcgaacaaatcgtaatgaatgtatttttttgccatcgctgccttttaacgctcattcgttcgtctcgttggactcgcccctttggctgagtctgccgatttgtctctatcctgtgagcgtgtaccgctagagtataaaacgcgcggacctcaaaaaaatatctcattttctttcaaaccgtaaaccagtgtggttgtacggcatcgtttaacatcgcatcgcatcacatcataaaaagaaaacaagcagcaacgtggacatgtggacgtaacaaaggaggacaagttaagggaaaggcaaagtctcactcgaaccgtgcaggtctccagtttccagttggtcgcattcactgattgctccgcaagggtaactaggctgaacggattggtgccggagcaccagtatacctaacagcgattatagagtttcggccgtcggagtgctcgagttggcttgcaaagctgctcacgacaatcagaaaacacgcatcaagaacagagcagcttcggttcggcgctcatcaaggcaacaactagtttcagcgagaggcaaacgcaatcgcaaaacggcagcaggtagaagaaagaaaaagtttgtttatacagactgctttggtggcaaaaccagccaccgtaaaacacggcgcttttcagggccattaaaccattcaaataaGAGTTATtagaagtttttcacaataccaatacactataagtgacataatatgacatatgatataaactgattttttttgtttatgcttgttcttgaactcaTGGTGGTTGGGTTCTTTTAATTGatcattcatttttcacaaacccatgtatggtttccgaattaaaagtggcttcaaattacaacacattgtatgcaggatggcattaacgaattttctcggtagcaagaactgctttctttggttgataactgatgttgaaaattgactgatgtTACAtatgcattgcatagagaaataactaaggagcaacacgatgagctatgtatttcctgctgctgttcttattttaaagggctttgatccgaaggtcatccgtccctgtatttgctgttggtttttcagaacgcttatagctcgtttatttctcgacagatcgtagagttcgtctccaaaacctcagttctttttcatttttatttactttgtttgcggagactacaaatcttacaattcattcgtctccgaaaccacagcttaagctacggtaatgtgctcaatagtgaaatatatgatagtgaacgagctgatgaccacctatgcattccctatcacagccatcattttgattgtacgacatgtgtatacgccgaaagatgcccgacgttgaacatttaataagtacaaagccttcagaaaaaaaaaacaagaatcaagtttgtaaaaaaaaaaacgcaaaaacacaacactggATGGAGACAAACTCTCAAACACTCTGGCACCGATCTACAACAAGGCACTAAGGACTGTCTCCGGCATACTACCGTCAACACCAGCTACTTCTGTCTGCACTGAAATTGGAGAACCTTATTTCGACCTCATCATCGGCTCAGCGATCGTATCCAGAACTGCCAGATTCTCGTCGAAAACCAGCGGTAGGGAGGAGACCCACCTAACTACTCTTACAAAATGATCTTGCAACGGCTCAAAAGGATCATcaggagttggatttggggtaagCGATGGTAGTAACAATCTGATTTTCAGCAAGAAACTGGCTGCTAGGTCTTGTCAGCCGAGGTGGTTTGCATCTTCGAGGCAACCACAATTTCATCTTCCAAGCCGCTGTTGATCGTCTCCAATTCGACGAGTGCCATTGATGCTATCGGTGCTGCCAGGTCCTAACTATCATGGGTACATGCCATCAGGAAGTATCTATTGCCCGACACTAGGATCATGTAGGTCCCCGGTCAGAGTGGTATCACAGTGGACCATTTTTCACTCGGTAGGTGCCACTTGATGACGTGAAGTTGTGGATCATCAATTCTTTTCGCACCTTTTAAATCGAGAGGTGGTTTGCAGAGATGGCAGAGATGGTTCCTCAGTCAAGGCCTCGATTGTCAAGTTCGATGATGTAAAAAGAATCAGAGAACAACGAGTCCTGTTCAGACTGAGCACCGATCATagctcggtctcacacggaaTCAACAGagaacatttttttcacaactccATCTAACACTTCCTGTGTGGTTGTCCGAAATACGATGATCTACGAAATCTCTATGGACACAGCGAGAATGTACGAAATGAACGACGATTCAACGAGACTAGCAGTGCTTTTCTGCTACTTAGAAGTGCCGAACTATTCTTCAGGATCTAACGTCTGAAGTTCAGACTCTGAGCAATGGATCAGccaagaagatccttgttcctacCCATCCACGATAAAGGGGGAATAGCACCGTTTTGGTATCTTTAGCGGCACGGCTCCCTCTCCACTAGCCTAGAGCCATGGCCCGAGGACATCATTGCTTTCTAGTCCAGCAATTTATTTTgttaaaatattttctaaaatgtttttatatgtgTTTAATTTTCTTGTCATTTGAAGTTCAACTTTGATGTAACCATTTTAtgtgaaatgatttatttctaACCAAGCCTGTCTACTGCCATCGATACGTAGGCAAACCAGTCAGGAGtctgaaagcctctcaaatagagataaaaaaattagATGGTCAGAGCTACCAAAacgttgtttgtttttttgacaGAATAACGAGTTGCACTGCCTATGCACGTGAATTACGAGGAAGTGGGATCGGTCGCAATGAATTCGGGAAACAATTGTGGAATGACATAGTTCCTACGATAAATCCTTATTATTAGTTTTTCATGTTTGTACGAAAATCGAACATCGCAAGTAGATTCCACTTTTCATAAATGATTACAATTTCGCAAAGTATCGAAATTTCTTCAATTCCTAAAAATCAAATCCACATTTTGTTGATTTCCACAcggcaatttttttaaatttggagcggtattataataaaaatgtattaaaaacattttaaagACAAAAGAGAGATAAAAGTTTTTGATATGAAATAGAATTTTTGAAAGAGATTTTTCAACAGTGtatttaaaatgtaatttttttcaacaactttgcggtacatcatattttaatcagatatCTGGATTTCGAGTTTGATCACATAATGATGAAAATTTAGAACAATAATTCAATCGTTTTGCTGTCGAAAGATGCTGTTATATGGTATTTTACGATAGCGTTCTCAGGTGGGATTTCAAtgctaatcttttttttttgtttgagaaacTATAAATGATTGTGATATGTTGGATAGCTTGGTGAACCTTCCAAATGTTTTGAATCTATGAATCCTCCTCTAGTCTTAACCGTTCGATATCGATAGAGAAAAGAACGTTACGATGGCTTGCCGATACAAAAAAAGTATGCAATAGTGGTTAGCCGAATATGTATTtattatgtgtttttttcgataataaaattatgttataattttgaAGATCGATTGAAGAAAACTTGTTTCATGTATTATCGTTGTTATATAGAACAACAATTATTTCCCTAATACGATCacaatagtacatttttcaaacATCTAATAACACTTGTGTATATTGGCATATGTACACTGAGAGAactaattagtaaatataacgaattttttggtaaatactaccaatctagtcattttcgaccgtactaataaacacatatgtcaagcagaaccatgattcggaagcccaatatcggctacattttctcgccgaaaatgcacgtatcagaattatatccttattatacctccgtattgccttatgggtacaatgaaaatggttaatacgcgcttttctcaccagttttcagatatgacaatatccaagcttaataatgttatcgagtaaaatatactaatctctggtagggatgcgggtttgttgacaatatgtacaaaaaatttgtacattctactaattttgcattaccaaatgtatttggtagttttcgaccgaggatttttctaagtgtatgTAGTACGGATACGGGTTAACAAATATTCTTATCGAGACACTTTCGTCCAATCACAAACTATTGTCTCATTTCTTTACATAACTCAAAAAGCTGGAACTGATGTGTTTTGAGATGCAAACTATGCGCTTCCAGCGAGTCAAGCTCCAGCAGACAAATATTACACCCATACGTGATTCGCTTCTTCTCTTGAATCTTTGTATGGGCACGTAGATTCGAAAGCTGGGTAAACGGTTTTGGACAGGTATCACACTTGAACGGGCGTTCACCTGAAACAAAAACGTTTTGAAGTTACCCGAGGTGTCCTTGCGGGCGTCGACCAATCCTAGCTTACCAGTGTGCGATCTGCGATGGCGCTTCAGATCTTCATTCGATTTGAAGGTGTTCGAACAGAACTCACAGTTGAAAATCTTCTCCACATCGATCTGGTGTTCCAGCAAGTGGGATTTTAGCTGATCCGCCATTTCGAACGTATTGCTGCATTTGTCACACTTGAAGAACCCGTTGGCTTTGGTGAGCAGTTTCATGTGTACCTAAAAAATGTTATGTGTCGTATGTATTGGATTCATTTGTTCTCTTAAAAAACAAGGTTGGACGCAAACCTGGGAAAGTAACTGTACGCCCTATGTATTTCTGTTCAATGTAGTCCTACGTTTGAAAACAGTTTGAACAATATTTCGATGAGAATTCACTTACAATTTCTGGGAGAAAGTTATTCTCGAGCTGCGTGGAAAATCATATCgcgaaacacaacaataaaacaaGACACAATGTTATAATGAAAATCGATGCAAAAGTAGGCCGGGATCctttttccgaattttaatttttaatcgaAGCAAGCATTTTGTTGATGCGACGATTTTGCTCACTGAGGATTatagttacatgagagaagcaaCTATAATTCTCACCAGAAGCCAAAATGGAGAGAGGACCAGTTACTTCAAGAATTCCGTCAATACCAAAGATTCCCATATGCTCTTGGGCCAGTCAGGAGACTGGAGTTAGGAAGGAAAAGGATCGTTCTTCGAAGAAGGTAAGGAAAATCATCTCAGAAAGTGTAGCTGTtctaacaaatattttttttctagggTGTTGAAAATGTAGGCGATCAACAAATGGAGAAAAAACATCAAATATGGTTTTTCAACTACAGTGGATGGTGGATGTGGATAGAAGAAGAATCATCGCCGCAGCTTGTCCCAAGTGATATCAAGGTATCGTATGCGAACTTCATTGATTCTAATATAGAGAGGATCGAGGATATAACTCCTCCGGAGTTGGTTCCCAGTGACGCGCATCTGGAGGATGATGACGAAGATGTATTTGACTGGGAACCAGGAAATATTTCGGTGAAGCTGAAGATAAAAGCTGAAAGAAATCTCTTGAAAATAAAGGCAGAGAACGAGAAACTTCGGCAAGAGAACCAGCAATTGAAGGCTAAAAAAGGCGTAAGCCTAATAAACCGATTATGTTTCCGATTCATGCTGTTCATGGTGGGCGAGGTGGCGGAATCGGTTTTTAACTCATTTTAAATCAATTGTATCAACTAAATGAGGTGGTGAATGTTTGTTTATGTAATATCATTCCACGTTGCAAATTGTACTTTAGCTTTTGTCATGAGTTTAGTTgatattttatagttttaatttccgttttgtttctttgtttgctTTGTCTCTGTTCAATATTTAGTTGTTATCATTTTTATTGTTATGCTATTTGTATACTATTGGGTTTTCGTtgcaatttttgttgttgtgtttAATGTTATATTTTCATGTCagactttttatattttttcaattgtttgttaGGTTGTTATATTTAGTTTAGATCGTAAATCGCATACAATTCATTTATAGAACTTCTTCGTTGAAGATTTaattgttgttttatttttatttttttgcatgA
The Toxorhynchites rutilus septentrionalis strain SRP chromosome 2, ASM2978413v1, whole genome shotgun sequence genome window above contains:
- the LOC129771176 gene encoding uncharacterized protein LOC129771176; its protein translation is MERGPVTSRIPSIPKIPICSWASQETGVRKEKDRSSKKGVENVGDQQMEKKHQIWFFNYSGWWMWIEEESSPQLVPSDIKVSYANFIDSNIERIEDITPPELVPSDAHLEDDDEDVFDWEPGNISVKLKIKAERNLLKIKAENEKLRQENQQLKAKKGFLFKQVDVCKTANPEECRMKQHN
- the LOC129771177 gene encoding protein krueppel-like, producing the protein MKLLTKANGFFKCDKCSNTFEMADQLKSHLLEHQIDVEKIFNCEFCSNTFKSNEDLKRHRRSHTGERPFKCDTCPKPFTQLSNLRAHTKIQEKKRITYGCNICLLELDSLEAHSLHLKTHQFQLFELCKEMRQ